From Lysinibacillus sp. SGAir0095, the proteins below share one genomic window:
- a CDS encoding co-chaperone YbbN: MKKLGILGAIVVVLFAAIIILTNLANEDKLKDNPYDTDNLNQATIDLLDNENYQNIILPEALKEKIDSGEPVVAYMFSPTCVHCQAMTPALMPIAEEVDVQVDQYNLLEYEKGWDDYTIEATPTLIYFKDGKEVNRIVGDYSKDTEVIYDFLEQAKS; encoded by the coding sequence ATGAAAAAATTAGGAATTCTCGGTGCAATTGTCGTTGTACTTTTTGCAGCCATTATTATACTTACAAACTTAGCAAATGAAGATAAATTAAAAGACAACCCTTATGATACTGATAATTTAAATCAAGCAACAATTGATCTACTAGATAATGAAAATTATCAAAATATCATCCTACCTGAAGCTCTAAAAGAAAAAATTGACTCTGGGGAACCTGTAGTTGCTTATATGTTCAGTCCAACATGTGTACACTGTCAAGCTATGACACCAGCGCTGATGCCAATCGCAGAGGAAGTAGATGTTCAAGTCGACCAATATAACCTTTTAGAATATGAAAAAGGTTGGGATGATTATACCATTGAAGCAACGCCAACTTTAATCTATTTTAAAGATGGGAAAGAAGTAAACCGTATTGTCGGAGATTACTCTAAAGATACAGAAGTGATTTATGATTTCTTAGAGCAGGCTAAATCGTAA
- a CDS encoding RluA family pseudouridine synthase, with the protein MFPYEIIQEGLTVEELLREKWRLGKKIVHELRMAKAVTLSDGTPVLWKDPLKKGTILHFEFEAPASNYKPTAKCELSIRYEDEHCLIVSKPKGMATHPNDEQDINTCLNHVMAHIKENGGHYAEHVHRLDLGTKGLLLVAKHPIAKSIFDRMIEEKSIIRTYEAEVQGNIRQENGTINASIGKDRHHATRRVVSSSGQHAITHFEVVKRFKGTCLVHLVLETGRTHQIRVHMAHIGHPIVGDTMYNARQTASGDYELHAIQLEFEHPFLNKQVVVADK; encoded by the coding sequence ATGTTCCCATATGAAATTATTCAAGAAGGATTAACAGTAGAAGAATTATTGCGTGAAAAATGGCGCCTTGGTAAAAAAATTGTACACGAATTACGTATGGCAAAAGCAGTGACTTTATCAGATGGAACTCCTGTATTGTGGAAGGACCCTCTAAAAAAGGGGACGATTCTGCATTTTGAATTCGAAGCACCTGCTTCGAATTACAAGCCAACTGCAAAATGTGAGTTGTCGATTCGATACGAGGATGAGCATTGTCTTATTGTTTCAAAACCAAAAGGGATGGCCACCCATCCAAATGACGAACAGGATATCAACACTTGTTTGAATCATGTGATGGCTCATATTAAAGAAAACGGTGGCCACTATGCTGAGCATGTTCATCGTCTTGACCTTGGGACAAAAGGGTTATTATTAGTAGCCAAACACCCGATTGCAAAATCAATATTTGACCGCATGATTGAGGAAAAATCCATTATCCGAACTTATGAAGCAGAAGTTCAAGGAAACATTCGCCAAGAAAATGGAACGATTAATGCTTCTATTGGAAAAGATCGCCACCATGCAACTCGTCGTGTGGTTTCATCATCCGGTCAACATGCGATCACTCATTTTGAAGTTGTAAAACGTTTTAAAGGTACATGTCTGGTCCATCTAGTTCTTGAAACTGGACGTACACATCAGATACGAGTTCACATGGCCCACATAGGTCACCCAATTGTTGGAGACACAATGTATAACGCGCGTCAAACCGCTTCTGGGGACTACGAATTACATGCGATTCAATTAGAATTTGAGCACCCTTTTTTAAATAAACAAGTCGTTGTAGCTGATAAATAA
- the resA gene encoding thiol-disulfide oxidoreductase ResA has product MNDKKKKRSIVRFSILFVLFAAIVFTVYTSLTKEKVQVLQVGDEAPDFELTDLNGEKHRLSEYEGQGLFLNFWGTWCEPCKKEFPIIDRQYHEYQKQGVQVLAVNIAESDFAVRNYIESKGLTFPVVIDKEKSVMTAYNINPLPTTFLINPNGEIVKIITGEMNETMVKQYMELIKPEEI; this is encoded by the coding sequence ATGAACGATAAAAAGAAAAAAAGGTCTATTGTCAGATTCTCAATATTATTCGTGTTGTTTGCTGCAATTGTTTTTACCGTATACACTAGCTTAACGAAAGAAAAAGTACAGGTGTTACAAGTAGGAGATGAAGCTCCAGATTTTGAGTTAACTGACTTAAATGGGGAAAAACATCGATTATCCGAGTATGAAGGACAAGGGCTCTTCTTAAATTTCTGGGGAACATGGTGTGAACCATGTAAAAAAGAATTCCCTATCATTGATCGGCAATATCACGAATATCAAAAGCAGGGTGTACAAGTCTTAGCGGTAAATATTGCGGAATCGGATTTTGCAGTTCGCAATTATATCGAGAGTAAAGGGCTAACTTTCCCTGTTGTAATCGATAAAGAAAAAAGCGTGATGACCGCATATAATATCAATCCATTGCCTACGACTTTCTTGATTAATCCAAATGGAGAGATTGTAAAAATCATAACAGGAGAAATGAACGAAACGATGGTCAAACAATATATGGAACTTATAAAACCAGAAGAAATATAA
- a CDS encoding disulfide oxidoreductase, translating to MNKPLMLAWITSIIAMSGSLFFSEQMKFIPCTLCWYQRILMYPLVILLGIAFYRNDKGIYRYVLPISVIGIIMSSYHYAVQKIPSMSEFSACTSGVPCSGQYINWFGFVTIPFLSLIAFVIITVSMIVLWKRK from the coding sequence ATCAATAAACCATTAATGCTTGCATGGATTACATCTATTATTGCTATGAGTGGCAGCTTATTTTTCAGTGAACAAATGAAGTTTATTCCTTGTACACTTTGCTGGTATCAGCGAATTTTAATGTACCCACTGGTTATTTTGCTGGGAATAGCATTCTATCGAAATGATAAAGGGATATATAGATATGTATTGCCAATTTCAGTGATTGGAATCATTATGTCCAGCTATCATTATGCTGTACAAAAAATCCCTTCAATGAGTGAGTTTAGCGCATGTACAAGTGGTGTCCCTTGCTCTGGTCAATACATTAATTGGTTTGGTTTTGTAACGATACCATTCTTATCACTTATAGCATTTGTCATCATAACAGTCTCAATGATTGTTTTATGGAAACGTAAATAG
- a CDS encoding thioredoxin domain-containing protein, which produces MSKKIFWIVGIIAVCIIGIILLTDVSQETAEIDYENQPFMGDENAPVEIIEFGDYKCPHCGEFNSSMVPYIKEEFIDTGKAKFYFMNYSFIAVDSTTAALFAETVYQELGNEVFWEFHDLLFANQTTADGKENFMDETFLKAVLSKVASEEEVEQVVQAFSDNQGDASLDKDMEMANNLGVNSTPTIFIGGKKFEGMTTDDFAEMVEEASNDQ; this is translated from the coding sequence ATGTCAAAGAAAATATTTTGGATTGTTGGAATAATAGCTGTATGTATTATAGGGATTATTTTATTAACAGATGTTAGTCAAGAAACAGCGGAAATTGATTATGAAAATCAACCGTTTATGGGAGATGAAAATGCCCCTGTTGAAATCATTGAATTTGGAGACTATAAATGTCCTCATTGTGGTGAATTTAATAGTTCAATGGTGCCTTATATTAAAGAGGAATTTATCGATACTGGCAAGGCAAAGTTTTATTTTATGAACTATTCTTTTATAGCTGTGGACTCTACAACAGCAGCTCTCTTTGCAGAAACAGTATATCAAGAGCTTGGTAACGAAGTATTCTGGGAGTTCCATGACTTGTTGTTTGCCAACCAAACAACTGCGGATGGAAAAGAAAATTTTATGGATGAAACCTTTTTAAAAGCAGTCTTATCAAAAGTAGCAAGTGAAGAAGAGGTTGAACAAGTTGTTCAGGCATTTAGTGACAACCAGGGTGATGCTTCTCTGGATAAAGATATGGAAATGGCTAATAATCTAGGTGTCAATTCAACCCCTACAATATTTATTGGCGGGAAGAAATTTGAGGGAATGACAACAGATGATTTTGCAGAAATGGTAGAGGAAGCCTCAAATGATCAATAA
- a CDS encoding M56 family metallopeptidase — protein MSKRQSKSMFTLSILISGSIFVQMGLYLISLISGSNLRFNIFEVCHNTLKLIGLTSLTYAVDILVIGTFLFALWKISTQIIQTVKMRRRLQQYSCESLTKEFNDQFKNRKKEFIIISYPVPVAITMGFISPKIVLSTGLLNLLSEEELEAVIYHETYHLNNHDPLKIFLLSINSVTLPYIPILKWFNEKYRVIQEVMADELAIEKQETALHIGSALMKMLKVGKLETKSFAYASFAETSVNYRIEHILNPLKNTHIKVPVIITMWSILVFSLISIFFIYALA, from the coding sequence ATGAGTAAACGTCAGTCGAAATCTATGTTTACCTTGTCTATATTAATTTCGGGATCTATTTTTGTTCAGATGGGCCTCTACTTAATATCCCTAATTTCGGGTTCAAATTTACGATTTAATATTTTTGAAGTGTGTCATAATACTCTAAAATTGATCGGTTTAACCTCATTAACATATGCAGTAGATATTTTGGTAATAGGTACTTTTTTATTTGCTCTTTGGAAAATTAGTACCCAGATTATCCAAACAGTGAAAATGAGACGCCGATTACAACAATATAGTTGTGAAAGTTTAACAAAGGAATTTAATGACCAATTCAAAAATAGAAAGAAAGAATTTATCATTATTTCTTATCCAGTTCCAGTTGCTATTACAATGGGTTTTATATCACCTAAAATTGTTCTGTCAACGGGTCTATTAAACTTGCTGAGCGAAGAAGAGTTAGAAGCGGTTATTTATCATGAAACGTACCATCTAAACAATCATGATCCATTAAAAATCTTTTTACTGTCAATTAATTCTGTTACATTGCCTTATATTCCAATATTAAAATGGTTTAATGAAAAGTATCGTGTAATTCAAGAAGTGATGGCAGATGAATTAGCGATAGAAAAACAAGAGACAGCACTCCATATTGGCAGTGCACTAATGAAGATGTTAAAAGTAGGGAAGCTTGAGACAAAATCTTTTGCCTATGCTTCTTTTGCGGAGACATCTGTAAATTATCGAATTGAGCATATATTAAATCCATTAAAAAATACACATATCAAGGTACCGGTAATCATCACAATGTGGTCGATTCTTGTATTCAGTTTGATCAGTATCTTTTTTATTTACGCATTAGCGTAA
- a CDS encoding BlaI/MecI/CopY family transcriptional regulator encodes MKIRKFNMLESGLNRFFGPLEAKIMDILWYQEEMTIKEVQTLLEKEKPTNFNTVMTVMNRLVEKGILQKKPVGRSSYYKPIQSREEFINNQSKEMTHELMDEFGSVVVSHMLDALEDVDDELVKKLELKIRELKKDKKDE; translated from the coding sequence ATGAAAATTCGAAAATTTAATATGCTAGAGAGTGGATTAAATCGATTTTTTGGACCACTTGAGGCAAAAATTATGGACATTCTTTGGTATCAAGAAGAAATGACCATTAAGGAAGTACAGACTTTGCTAGAGAAAGAAAAACCAACCAATTTTAATACAGTCATGACAGTGATGAATCGTTTAGTTGAAAAAGGAATCCTTCAAAAGAAACCTGTTGGCAGATCCTCCTATTATAAACCCATTCAATCGAGAGAAGAGTTTATAAATAACCAATCCAAAGAAATGACTCATGAACTAATGGACGAGTTTGGAAGCGTTGTTGTAAGTCATATGCTGGATGCACTAGAGGATGTAGACGATGAGCTGGTAAAGAAACTTGAATTGAAAATTAGAGAATTAAAAAAGGATAAAAAAGATGAGTAA
- a CDS encoding aldo/keto reductase codes for MKIEKIGVSKLTVVIPSKILANGVNMPYLGLGVYKMTNREEAIQAMSKALEFGYRAIDTAALYYNEEEVGEAIRASEVPREEIFVTTKVWNTDQGYDETLRAFETSMKKLGLDYIDLYLTHWPVEEKFVDTYRAIERLYEERLIRVPGVSNHHIHHLEKVFLKANVKPMVNQVEMHPYLSQEQLSAFCKENEMALTAWSPLGRGVILQDETILAIAEKVGKSTAQVILRWHYQHDSISIPKSVTPCRIKENAQVFDFELSKEQMTRLDQLNKNQRFGKNPDNFNFDF; via the coding sequence ATGAAGATAGAAAAGATAGGAGTGAGTAAATTGACGGTAGTAATCCCATCAAAAATATTAGCAAATGGAGTAAACATGCCCTATTTAGGCTTGGGCGTTTACAAAATGACAAATCGTGAAGAAGCAATCCAGGCTATGAGTAAGGCCCTTGAGTTTGGTTATCGTGCCATCGATACTGCTGCACTTTATTACAATGAGGAAGAGGTTGGGGAAGCGATTCGGGCTTCGGAAGTTCCGCGAGAAGAAATTTTTGTCACAACGAAGGTTTGGAACACAGATCAGGGCTACGATGAAACATTACGTGCATTTGAAACCTCAATGAAAAAATTAGGTCTTGACTATATAGATTTATATTTAACGCATTGGCCAGTAGAGGAGAAGTTCGTGGATACGTATCGTGCAATTGAGCGCCTTTATGAAGAACGGCTAATTCGCGTACCAGGTGTATCAAACCACCATATACACCATCTTGAGAAAGTATTTTTAAAAGCAAATGTAAAACCAATGGTCAATCAAGTTGAAATGCATCCCTATTTATCACAAGAACAGCTAAGCGCATTTTGTAAAGAAAATGAGATGGCACTTACTGCATGGTCACCACTAGGTCGTGGAGTGATTCTTCAGGATGAAACAATTTTGGCGATTGCTGAAAAAGTCGGGAAGTCTACAGCACAAGTAATCCTTCGTTGGCATTATCAACATGATAGTATTTCGATACCGAAGTCTGTTACACCATGTCGCATTAAGGAAAATGCTCAAGTTTTTGATTTTGAGCTTTCCAAAGAACAAATGACTCGTCTTGACCAATTAAATAAAAATCAACGCTTCGGTAAGAACCCGGATAACTTTAACTTCGATTTCTAA
- a CDS encoding long-chain fatty acid--CoA ligase → MMDTPLLLTSFLDRVERYFPQKLIISRTSSDTIHRITYKEYVKRTRKLANALTKLGMKQGTKVGSFAWNHHRHLEAYFAVPCAGAILHMINIRLSPEHIIYVINHAEDEILLIDGDLLPLFEKAIPYLKTVKHIVVMQDNMDVPESSFPNIHSYEKLLAETDDTFDFPKDLDENAPAGMCYTSATTGMPKGVVYSHRGLVLHSLALGLADSMGVREQDVVLPIVPMFHANAWGLPFAGVAYGSTQVLPGPAFTPSLILDLVEQEKVTLTAGVPTIWLGVAQEQQKNPRNISSLRAVVCGGSASPKGLIKTFEETFKVPYIVGYGMTETSPIVSLSNYTSAMDDWTPEEKLDIRASQGLTVPLLDTEVVNETGVVPWDGRTMGELRIRGPWIANEYYKDERSIDAFKDGWLYTGDIAVVTPEGYIKITDRTKDLIKSGGEWISSVEIENALMTHEAIFEAAVIAIPHEKWLERPLACVVLKEGKEATKEALISYLEGQFAKWWLPDDIVFLNEIPKTSVGKFLKAKLREDLKDYQVKI, encoded by the coding sequence ATGATGGATACACCGTTATTGTTAACTAGCTTTTTAGATCGGGTTGAAAGATATTTTCCACAGAAATTAATTATTTCGAGAACTAGCTCAGATACCATTCATCGCATTACCTATAAAGAATATGTCAAGCGTACTCGAAAACTAGCAAATGCATTAACTAAACTAGGCATGAAACAAGGAACGAAAGTGGGTTCTTTTGCATGGAATCATCATCGACATCTAGAAGCTTATTTTGCTGTTCCTTGCGCTGGTGCTATTTTGCATATGATTAATATTCGTTTATCCCCTGAACATATTATTTACGTTATTAATCATGCTGAAGATGAAATTCTATTAATTGATGGTGATCTACTCCCATTATTTGAAAAAGCAATTCCATATCTAAAAACGGTGAAACATATTGTCGTGATGCAAGATAATATGGACGTTCCTGAATCCAGCTTCCCAAATATTCACTCCTATGAAAAATTACTGGCTGAAACTGATGATACATTTGATTTCCCTAAAGATTTAGATGAAAATGCCCCTGCTGGAATGTGTTATACAAGTGCAACAACAGGCATGCCAAAAGGGGTGGTCTATTCACACCGTGGTCTAGTGCTACACAGTCTAGCACTCGGTTTAGCAGACAGTATGGGCGTACGTGAACAAGATGTCGTTTTACCTATTGTTCCAATGTTCCATGCAAATGCTTGGGGCTTACCCTTTGCAGGTGTTGCTTATGGTTCAACTCAAGTGTTACCAGGTCCGGCCTTCACACCTTCCTTAATACTCGACTTAGTCGAACAAGAAAAAGTGACCTTAACAGCAGGAGTACCAACAATTTGGTTAGGCGTTGCCCAGGAACAACAGAAAAATCCTCGCAACATTTCGTCTTTGCGTGCTGTTGTGTGTGGAGGATCAGCTTCACCAAAAGGATTAATCAAAACCTTCGAGGAGACATTTAAGGTTCCATATATTGTTGGCTACGGGATGACGGAAACTTCACCGATTGTTTCGTTATCTAATTACACATCTGCTATGGACGATTGGACTCCTGAAGAGAAATTAGATATTCGTGCTTCACAAGGATTAACCGTTCCTCTACTTGATACGGAGGTAGTGAATGAGACGGGCGTTGTTCCATGGGATGGTAGAACTATGGGTGAACTTCGCATACGCGGACCTTGGATTGCAAATGAGTATTATAAAGATGAAAGATCGATAGACGCATTCAAGGATGGATGGCTTTACACGGGAGATATTGCCGTTGTAACTCCTGAAGGGTATATAAAAATTACAGATCGTACGAAAGATTTAATCAAAAGTGGCGGTGAATGGATTTCTTCGGTTGAAATAGAAAATGCTTTAATGACACATGAAGCAATTTTTGAAGCAGCTGTTATTGCCATTCCCCACGAGAAATGGCTGGAACGCCCATTAGCCTGCGTTGTTTTAAAAGAAGGAAAAGAAGCTACAAAAGAGGCATTAATCAGTTACTTAGAAGGACAATTCGCAAAATGGTGGCTACCGGATGATATTGTCTTCCTAAACGAAATTCCAAAAACATCTGTTGGTAAATTCTTAAAAGCAAAATTAAGAGAAGATTTAAAAGATTATCAAGTGAAGATTTAA
- a CDS encoding VOC family protein, with protein MPTHFHKKPNMYVSHVQLKVSNLERSIDYYKSIIGFDVLEQTQTSAVLTFDGSTSLLSLEEVPNALPLRRGQAGLYHFALLLPTRKDLGNFIQNIIQQNVRVGAGDHHVSEAFYLNDPDGNGIEVYSDRPEQEWIWQEDGKVYMTTEQVDVQSVLRDADGTWSGLPNGTVMGHIHLSVANLAESEKFYTQALGYEIVTRYGDQALFISTGKYHHHIGLNTWESLNGTPVPENGIGLKSFTIVLDNEAQADQIKSNLASMGAKVEVFEGASDFGGVQNFSTLDPSGIRIVFTFDGV; from the coding sequence ATGCCGACACACTTTCATAAAAAACCCAATATGTATGTTTCACATGTTCAGTTAAAGGTTTCAAACCTTGAACGTTCAATTGATTATTATAAATCCATCATTGGATTTGATGTCTTGGAGCAAACACAGACATCCGCAGTCCTAACATTTGATGGGTCTACAAGTTTGTTATCATTAGAAGAAGTACCGAATGCCCTTCCATTAAGACGTGGTCAAGCTGGGCTATATCACTTTGCTCTTTTACTACCCACTCGTAAAGACTTAGGTAACTTTATTCAAAATATTATTCAGCAAAATGTACGAGTAGGAGCAGGTGACCATCATGTAAGTGAAGCGTTTTACTTAAACGATCCTGATGGAAACGGTATTGAGGTATACTCTGATCGACCTGAACAAGAGTGGATTTGGCAAGAGGATGGTAAAGTCTACATGACAACTGAGCAAGTCGATGTACAATCTGTACTCCGAGATGCTGACGGGACATGGAGTGGTCTGCCTAATGGAACAGTCATGGGTCATATCCACTTATCTGTTGCAAATTTAGCGGAGAGCGAAAAATTCTACACACAAGCTTTAGGCTACGAAATTGTAACCCGTTACGGGGATCAAGCATTATTTATCTCAACTGGGAAGTATCACCATCATATCGGTCTAAATACTTGGGAAAGCTTAAACGGTACCCCAGTTCCGGAGAATGGTATAGGCCTTAAATCGTTTACTATCGTGTTAGACAATGAAGCACAAGCTGATCAAATTAAGAGTAATCTGGCTTCAATGGGTGCAAAAGTAGAAGTTTTCGAAGGTGCATCTGATTTCGGCGGCGTGCAAAACTTCTCAACCCTTGACCCATCTGGAATTCGTATTGTTTTTACTTTTGATGGGGTATAA
- a CDS encoding VOC family protein, with product MEKRWPTELPVVQVRVARPTDQIEVLERFYCEGVGLEKIGSFSGHRGYTGLLIGMPDASYHLEFTQHIEGSPCPAPSKDNLLVFYIPNQASIDAIAKRLKEMGYPEVAPENPYWEEKGVTIEDPDGWRIVLMNTNGI from the coding sequence GTGGAAAAACGATGGCCAACTGAATTGCCTGTGGTACAAGTACGTGTTGCCCGGCCTACAGATCAAATTGAAGTGCTGGAAAGGTTTTATTGTGAGGGAGTGGGCTTAGAGAAAATTGGATCTTTTAGTGGGCACCGAGGCTATACTGGTCTATTAATTGGCATGCCTGATGCTAGCTATCATTTGGAATTTACACAGCATATTGAGGGTAGCCCATGTCCTGCACCAAGTAAGGATAACCTACTTGTATTTTATATCCCGAATCAAGCATCTATTGATGCTATTGCAAAAAGACTAAAGGAAATGGGTTATCCAGAAGTAGCTCCTGAAAACCCTTATTGGGAAGAAAAAGGGGTTACAATTGAGGATCCAGATGGCTGGCGAATTGTTTTAATGAACACAAACGGAATATAA
- the trmL gene encoding tRNA (uridine(34)/cytosine(34)/5-carboxymethylaminomethyluridine(34)-2'-O)-methyltransferase TrmL, producing the protein MPLHIVLYQPEIPANTGNIARTCAGTKTSLHLIRPLGFSTDDKMLKRAGLDYWHSVNIVYHDSLEDFIQYSNDGELFLIETYSDEPYSNHDFSDKEKDIYFMFGKETTGLPKDFAYERRDKCLRIPQSDHVRSLNLSNTAAIIIYEALRQQNFPGLK; encoded by the coding sequence TTGCCATTGCATATCGTATTATATCAACCTGAAATTCCAGCCAATACGGGAAACATTGCTCGTACTTGTGCAGGAACAAAGACATCTTTACATTTAATCCGCCCACTAGGGTTTTCGACAGATGATAAAATGCTTAAACGTGCGGGATTAGATTATTGGCACTCAGTCAATATTGTCTATCACGATAGTTTAGAAGACTTTATCCAGTATTCAAATGATGGCGAGCTATTTCTTATTGAAACTTACAGTGATGAACCATACTCCAACCATGACTTTAGCGATAAAGAAAAAGATATTTATTTCATGTTTGGGAAAGAGACGACGGGTTTGCCAAAGGATTTTGCCTATGAACGCCGCGATAAATGTTTGCGTATACCCCAGAGTGATCATGTACGCTCGCTAAATTTATCGAACACGGCAGCCATCATCATTTACGAAGCATTACGTCAACAAAATTTCCCTGGATTAAAATAG
- the queG gene encoding tRNA epoxyqueuosine(34) reductase QueG, giving the protein MKIEQLQTELVEYAKSIGVDKIGFTHASPFHEMKNRLKRQQELGYQSGFEESDIEKRTEPLLLLDSAESIIAIALAYPSRMQDAPTGKKGERRGIFARASWGIDYHVAMRERLNLIEEWLKKRIPNAQTKSMVDTGELVDRAVAERAGIGWSGKNCSIITPEFGSYVYLGEMITNIPFKPDTPIEDECGDCRLCLDVCPTGALVEGGQLNSKRCVAFLTQTKDFLPDEFRKELGNRIYGCDTCQTVCPKNKGKSNWIHDEFKPDPELAKPLLQPLLQMSNKEFKAKFGYMSGSWRGKKPIQRNAIIALAHFKEQSAIPDLITIMSKDERPVMRGTAAWAIGKIGGPSAKEALQKAMDVEKDEEVLREIEKGLKLLNA; this is encoded by the coding sequence ATGAAAATCGAACAATTGCAAACAGAGTTAGTTGAATACGCAAAGTCCATTGGCGTGGACAAAATCGGTTTTACGCATGCCTCTCCCTTTCATGAGATGAAAAATCGATTAAAACGTCAGCAGGAGTTGGGCTATCAATCGGGTTTTGAAGAATCGGATATTGAGAAAAGGACCGAGCCCCTGCTTCTTTTAGATAGCGCAGAAAGTATTATCGCCATTGCTCTAGCATACCCATCGAGAATGCAAGATGCCCCAACAGGTAAGAAGGGTGAACGTCGTGGGATTTTTGCTAGAGCCTCATGGGGCATCGATTACCACGTTGCTATGCGGGAGCGTTTAAACTTAATTGAAGAATGGTTGAAAAAGCGCATTCCTAATGCTCAAACCAAGTCGATGGTAGACACTGGTGAGCTGGTGGACCGAGCAGTTGCAGAGCGAGCGGGTATTGGTTGGAGTGGCAAGAACTGTTCGATTATTACTCCGGAGTTTGGTTCATACGTATACTTAGGAGAAATGATCACCAATATTCCTTTTAAACCAGATACACCAATTGAGGATGAATGTGGGGATTGCCGACTGTGTTTAGATGTTTGTCCAACAGGAGCATTGGTCGAGGGCGGGCAGCTAAATTCAAAGCGTTGTGTGGCATTCCTAACGCAAACGAAAGACTTTTTACCGGATGAGTTTCGGAAAGAACTGGGAAATCGTATTTATGGCTGTGATACATGCCAAACAGTTTGCCCTAAAAATAAAGGGAAAAGCAACTGGATTCATGATGAGTTTAAGCCAGATCCAGAGTTGGCAAAACCCCTTTTACAACCGCTGCTTCAAATGTCGAATAAAGAATTTAAAGCCAAGTTTGGCTATATGTCTGGCTCCTGGAGAGGCAAGAAGCCCATACAGCGTAATGCCATTATTGCACTGGCGCACTTTAAAGAACAATCAGCTATACCAGATTTAATCACTATTATGTCTAAAGATGAACGTCCAGTGATGCGTGGAACAGCTGCATGGGCTATAGGGAAAATCGGTGGTCCAAGTGCAAAAGAAGCATTACAAAAGGCCATGGATGTTGAAAAAGATGAAGAAGTTCTTCGCGAGATCGAGAAGGGGCTTAAGTTATTGAATGCTTAA
- a CDS encoding B3/4 domain-containing protein — MNISLDKSILQTNDQVKIGIIHYTKIVVSESPQMIKGRTQLYQENLYLELQENPVTQREGIAEWRTVWKSFGADPNRYRHSAESLMRRIAKQNYLTPFHSAVDINNFFSLQYEIPIGIYDIEKLVGDIEITLGTEQTGYDGLNGRFNSLNHILYSKDQEGAFGSPFVDSVRTAVTEETSHALQIFYLRPSLDEAQCHQLLATAGKMFTQVNGGDYESFLLNQDNLVLSI, encoded by the coding sequence TTGAACATCTCCTTAGACAAATCAATTCTTCAAACAAACGACCAAGTCAAAATCGGCATTATCCATTATACCAAAATTGTTGTGTCAGAATCTCCTCAAATGATAAAAGGACGCACACAACTTTATCAGGAAAACTTGTATTTGGAACTTCAAGAAAATCCTGTAACTCAAAGAGAAGGAATTGCGGAATGGCGGACTGTTTGGAAGTCATTTGGCGCTGATCCCAATCGCTATCGACATTCTGCTGAAAGCTTGATGCGCCGAATTGCAAAACAAAACTATTTAACCCCATTCCATTCAGCAGTTGATATCAATAATTTTTTCTCCCTTCAATATGAGATTCCAATTGGTATCTATGATATTGAAAAACTAGTCGGAGATATTGAGATTACCCTGGGGACTGAGCAAACTGGATACGATGGGCTAAACGGACGTTTTAATTCTTTGAATCATATTTTATATAGTAAAGATCAAGAAGGGGCTTTTGGTAGTCCATTTGTTGATTCTGTTCGAACTGCTGTTACAGAGGAAACTTCACACGCATTACAAATTTTCTATTTAAGACCATCATTGGATGAGGCACAATGTCATCAATTATTAGCAACTGCCGGCAAAATGTTTACACAAGTAAATGGCGGTGACTATGAAAGTTTCTTATTAAACCAGGATAATCTTGTACTTTCAATATAG